Proteins from a genomic interval of Rosa chinensis cultivar Old Blush chromosome 2, RchiOBHm-V2, whole genome shotgun sequence:
- the LOC112190067 gene encoding linamarin synthase 2 has translation MGSTQLGAKELHAVCVPFPAQGHVNPMMQLAKLLHSRGFRITFVNTEFNHRRLIRSRGSDSVKGLPDFQFETIPDGLPPSDKDATQDVPALCDSTRKTCLGPFKELVTKLNSSSEVPQITCIISDGTTGFGREVAKELGIPEVQLWTASACGFMAYLQYSELVKRGIVPFKDESFMQDGTLDKPIDWIPGMKNMRLKDIPSFIRVTDVNDIMFDFLGSEAQNCLKSSAIILNTFDEFEHEVLEEISAMFPNIYTIGPLALLGRHVPENKLVKSLTSGLWKEDAKCLEWLDKQKPDSVVYVNYGSITMMTDQHLKEFAWGLANSKHHFLWIVRPDVVKGDSVVLPEEFFQEIKDRGYIVSWCPQEQVLAHPSVGVFLTHCGWNSTIETISAGVPVICWPFFAEQQTNCRFLCTNWGIGMEVNNDVKRDEIEVLVKEMLEGEKGMKMRRKAKEWKKKAIAATDIGGSSYNNFERLIKEALQ, from the exons ATGGGTTCGACACAGTTAGGAGCCAAAGAACTGCATGCAGTCTGTGTCCCTTTCCCAGCACAAGGCCATGTTAACCCCATGATGCAATTAGCCAAGCTTCTGCACTCCAGGGGATTCCGCATAACATTTGTCAACACTGAGTTCAACCACCGGCGTTTAATCCGATCCAGAGGTTCCGACTCTGTCAAGGGACTACCGGACTTCCAATTCGAGACCATACCAGACGGGTTGCCACCTTCAGATAAAGATGCAACTCAAGATGTCCCGGCTTTATGTGACTCCACCAGGAAAACATGTCTAGGCCCTTTTAAGGAGCTGGTGACTAAGCTCAATTCCTCATCTGAAGTGCCACAGATTACTTGTATAATTTCTGATGGTACCACGGGATTTGGGAGGGAAGTTGCTAAGGAACTAGGGATTCCTGAGGTGCAGCTTTGGACTGCTTCTGCTTGTGGCTTCATGGCGTACCTGCAATACAGCGAACTTGTTAAACGAGGCATTGTTCCATTTAAAG ATGAAAGTTTCATGCAAGATGGTACACTGGATAAGCCAATTGATTGGATCCCAGGCATGAAGAATATGAGGCTCAAGGACATCCCTAGCTTTATCAGAGTCACTGATGTCAACGACATAATGTTCGACTTCTTGGGATCTGAAGCACAAAACTGCTTGAAATCCTCTGCAATCATCCTCAACACGTTTGACGAATTTGAGCATGAAGTGTTGGAAGAAATCTCAGCCATGTTTCCTAACATTTACACAATAGGTCCACTTGCTTTGCTTGGTAGGCACGTGCCTGAAAACAAATTGGTTAAGTCCCTCACCTCAGGCTTGTGGAAAGAAGATGCAAAATGCCTCGAATGGCTTGACAAACAGAAACCCGATTCGGTTGTATATGTGAATTATGGGAGCATAACTATGATGACAGATCAACATTTGAAAGAATTTGCATGGGGGCTTGCAAATAGCAAGCACCATTTTTTGTGGATTGTTAGGCCTGATGTGGTAAAAGGGGATTCGGTTGTCTTGCCCGAAGAATTTTTCCAGGAGATTAAGGATAGGGGTTATATAGTAAGTTGGTGTCCACAGGAGCAAGTGCTAGCACATCCATCAGTCGGGGTTTTTCTAACTCATTGTGGTTGGAATTCTACTATTGAAACTATATCAGCTGGTGTGCCTGTAATTTGCTGGCCTTTCTTTGCTGAGCAACAGACGAATTGTCGTTTCCTCTGTACCAATTGGGGAATTGGTATGGAGGTAAACAATGATGTTAAACGCGATGAGATTGAAGTCCTTGTCAAGGAAATGCTGGAAGGGGAAAAAGGCATGAAGATGAGGCGAAAGGCAAAGGAATGGAAGAAGAAAGCAATAGCAGCTACTGACATCGGAGGATCATCGTACAATAATTTTGAAAGACTTATTAAGGAGGCTCTTCAATAA